In a single window of the Streptomyces sp. NBC_00285 genome:
- a CDS encoding acyl-CoA dehydrogenase family protein: protein MAGTTHTVTNQPPPLTGYDVYSADRALTAAVERHLDPDLLDEVDGELSALGRACGSAQVQEWGAQANDNPPRLRTHDRHGHRIDEVEFHPAWHRVLGKGVSAGLTAAWTRPGGHVRRAAAFLLWTQVDAGNCCPLSMTHAAVPALRTDPDLAAEWEPRLTSTVYDRGLRPAHLKAGALFGMGMTEKQGGSDVRANTTSARPLPDGETYELTGHKWFCSAPMSDGFLVLAQAPGGLTCFLVPRVLADGTRNTFLLQRLKDKLGNRSNASAEVEFDGTWARRVGDEGDGVRTIIEMVAATRLDCAVGSAGLMRQAVAQAIHHCTHREAFGGKLVDKPLMRNVLADLALESEAATTLALRLAAAYDTGGEQEHAFLRIAVPAAKYWITKRCTPLTTEAAECLGGNGYVEESGLPRLVRESPLNSVWEGAGNVQALDVVRALRREPQALNAYLLEIGESRGADHRLDAATKDLFTELADLDGIEGRARRVTERLALVLQGSLLVRHAPPEVADAFCASRLGGDAGAAFGTLPTSLDLTSVVDRADPGA, encoded by the coding sequence ATGGCAGGCACCACGCACACCGTGACCAACCAGCCCCCGCCCCTGACGGGCTACGACGTCTACAGCGCCGACCGCGCCCTGACGGCGGCCGTCGAACGGCACCTCGACCCGGACCTGCTCGACGAGGTCGACGGCGAGCTGTCGGCGCTCGGCCGGGCCTGCGGCTCCGCACAGGTGCAGGAGTGGGGCGCCCAGGCCAACGACAACCCGCCCCGGCTGCGGACCCACGACCGCCACGGCCACCGGATCGACGAGGTCGAGTTCCATCCGGCCTGGCACCGGGTGCTCGGCAAGGGCGTCTCCGCGGGCCTGACCGCCGCCTGGACCCGCCCCGGCGGGCATGTGCGAAGGGCGGCCGCGTTCCTGCTGTGGACGCAGGTCGACGCCGGCAACTGCTGCCCGCTGTCGATGACCCACGCGGCGGTACCCGCCCTGCGCACCGACCCGGACCTCGCCGCCGAGTGGGAACCCCGCCTCACCTCCACGGTCTACGACCGCGGACTGCGGCCCGCCCATCTCAAGGCGGGGGCCCTGTTCGGGATGGGCATGACGGAGAAGCAGGGCGGCAGCGACGTCCGGGCGAACACGACGTCCGCGCGGCCGCTGCCCGACGGCGAGACCTACGAGCTGACCGGCCACAAGTGGTTCTGCTCGGCCCCCATGTCGGACGGCTTCCTGGTCCTCGCCCAGGCCCCGGGCGGACTCACCTGCTTCCTCGTCCCCCGCGTCCTGGCGGACGGCACCCGCAACACGTTTCTCCTCCAGCGCCTCAAGGACAAACTCGGCAACCGCTCCAACGCCTCCGCAGAGGTCGAGTTCGACGGGACCTGGGCCCGCCGGGTGGGCGACGAGGGGGACGGGGTCCGCACCATCATCGAGATGGTCGCCGCGACCCGCCTCGACTGCGCCGTGGGCTCGGCAGGACTGATGCGCCAGGCCGTGGCCCAGGCGATCCACCACTGCACCCACCGCGAGGCCTTCGGCGGCAAACTCGTCGACAAGCCGCTGATGCGCAACGTCCTGGCCGACCTGGCCCTGGAGTCCGAAGCCGCGACCACCCTCGCCCTGCGTCTGGCAGCCGCCTACGACACGGGCGGCGAACAGGAGCACGCGTTCCTGAGGATCGCGGTCCCGGCGGCGAAGTACTGGATCACCAAACGCTGTACGCCCCTCACCACGGAAGCCGCCGAATGCCTGGGCGGCAACGGCTACGTGGAGGAGTCGGGCCTGCCCCGCCTGGTCCGCGAATCACCTCTGAACTCGGTCTGGGAGGGCGCGGGAAACGTCCAGGCACTGGACGTCGTACGGGCCCTGCGACGAGAACCCCAGGCCCTGAACGCCTACCTTCTGGAAATCGGCGAGTCCCGGGGCGCCGACCACCGCCTGGACGCGGCGACCAAGGACCTCTTCACCGAACTGGCCGATCTGGACGGCATCGAGGGCCGTGCCCGCCGTGTGACGGAACGCCTCGCGCTGGTCCTGCAGGGTTCCCTGCTCGTCCGCCACGCGCCCCCGGAGGTGGCCGACGCGTTCTGCGCGTCCCGCCTGGGCGGCGACGCGGGAGCGGCCTTCGGCACACTGCCGACGAGCCTGGATCTGACGAGCGTGGTGGACCGGGCCGATCCGGGGGCCTGA
- a CDS encoding heparan-alpha-glucosaminide N-acetyltransferase domain-containing protein: protein MPVPYAPKHAVPRIVGVDVARGLALLGMFSVHVFGAFDATGSPTYAWMFAGGRSSATFAVTAGIGLAFTTGGRWPATGRPATVAVAVRAGVIALIGLLLGYASRAADLDVDVILVFYALLFLIAIPLLGLGPRFLACLSLFLAVGAPFAVHALRGVLPEPAFDGDPTLQDVVTDPLGLVSDLLVHGAYPVLAWTAYLCAGLALGRLDLTSRRVAPRLLGGGLALFAGVWLVSSLVLFRFDGLRHLWSAEFPGASRAEALWDSPDGATWWALLSRAPHTTTPFDMLLTLGSAAAILGGALLLTRSAPLTRVLTPLAAAGSMPLTLYTAHVLLLATGALSGSPELLYAVMSTGALLFALSWRHVGRGPLETVVAGAARRCREAVTPPRSPEPVESPARLTKYIE, encoded by the coding sequence ATGCCTGTTCCGTATGCACCGAAGCATGCCGTGCCGCGAATCGTGGGGGTCGATGTGGCGCGGGGCCTCGCCCTGCTCGGCATGTTCTCCGTTCATGTGTTCGGCGCATTCGACGCGACGGGATCGCCCACGTACGCCTGGATGTTCGCGGGCGGCCGTTCCTCGGCGACGTTCGCCGTGACGGCCGGGATCGGGCTGGCCTTCACGACGGGCGGCCGGTGGCCGGCGACCGGACGGCCCGCGACCGTCGCGGTGGCGGTGCGGGCCGGCGTCATCGCACTGATCGGGCTGCTGCTCGGCTACGCCTCGCGCGCCGCGGACCTGGACGTCGACGTGATCCTGGTGTTCTACGCCCTCTTGTTCCTCATCGCGATCCCGCTGCTGGGCCTCGGCCCCCGGTTCCTGGCCTGTCTCTCGCTGTTCCTGGCCGTGGGGGCGCCGTTCGCCGTCCACGCGCTGCGGGGTGTGCTGCCGGAGCCCGCCTTCGACGGCGATCCGACCCTCCAGGACGTGGTCACCGATCCGCTCGGACTGGTGTCCGACCTGCTCGTGCACGGCGCCTACCCGGTGCTCGCCTGGACCGCCTATCTGTGCGCCGGACTCGCCCTCGGCCGACTGGACCTGACGTCACGAAGGGTCGCGCCCCGACTGCTCGGGGGCGGCCTCGCCCTGTTTGCCGGTGTCTGGCTGGTGTCCTCCCTGGTCCTGTTCCGGTTCGACGGGCTACGACACCTGTGGAGCGCGGAGTTCCCGGGCGCCTCCCGCGCCGAGGCGCTGTGGGACAGCCCCGACGGCGCGACCTGGTGGGCGCTGCTCTCCCGCGCGCCGCACACCACCACGCCGTTCGACATGCTCCTCACCCTGGGCTCGGCTGCGGCGATCCTCGGCGGCGCCCTGCTGCTGACCAGGAGCGCCCCTCTCACGCGGGTGCTCACACCGCTCGCGGCGGCGGGCAGCATGCCGCTGACCCTCTACACCGCCCACGTGCTCCTTCTCGCCACCGGCGCGCTTTCCGGCTCCCCCGAGCTCCTCTACGCCGTCATGAGCACCGGAGCGCTCCTATTCGCCCTCTCGTGGCGGCACGTCGGACGTGGCCCGCTGGAAACGGTCGTCGCAGGCGCGGCCCGACGGTGTCGCGAGGCCGTAACACCACCCCGGTCCCCGGAACCGGTGGAGAGCCCGGCCCGACTTACCAAGTACATCGAATAG
- the sbnA gene encoding 2,3-diaminopropionate biosynthesis protein SbnA: MPVISDPSEFNESDLYVDLRAALELPLFLKCEGFNFAGSIKLKAAREMVNAAERDGTLRPGSILVESSSGNLGVALSMIAASRGYRFLCVTDTRCNLVTIRLMEALGTRVHVVRKPNLHDGYLGARLAYVRALCASDERYVWLNQYSNQGNWRAHYRTTAPDIARRFPDLDVLFVGAGTTGTLMGCARWFWQWRRPVRIVAVDSVGSVTFGGPPGVRMIPGLGTSVRPQLLDRSYIDDVVLVEEPDTLQACRRMAARGFLFGGSTGTVVSGAQQWLSAHGRRGITAVGIAPDLGERYLDTVYQAGWPHGVPEVDPVHEPAEVMAHLA, encoded by the coding sequence ATGCCCGTCATATCCGATCCTTCGGAGTTCAACGAGTCCGACCTCTACGTCGACCTGCGGGCGGCGCTGGAGCTACCGCTGTTCCTGAAGTGCGAGGGCTTCAACTTCGCCGGGTCCATCAAACTGAAGGCGGCCCGCGAGATGGTGAACGCCGCCGAGCGCGACGGGACCCTGCGGCCCGGGTCGATCCTGGTCGAGTCGTCGTCGGGGAACCTGGGAGTGGCCCTGAGCATGATCGCGGCGAGCCGGGGCTACCGGTTCCTGTGCGTGACCGACACCCGGTGCAACCTGGTGACGATCCGGCTGATGGAGGCACTCGGCACCCGGGTGCACGTCGTCAGGAAGCCGAACCTGCACGATGGTTACCTGGGCGCCCGGCTCGCGTACGTGCGCGCGCTGTGCGCCTCGGACGAGCGGTACGTGTGGCTCAACCAGTACAGCAACCAGGGGAACTGGCGGGCGCACTACCGCACCACCGCGCCGGACATCGCGCGCCGCTTCCCCGACCTGGACGTCCTGTTCGTCGGGGCCGGCACCACCGGGACCCTGATGGGCTGCGCCCGCTGGTTCTGGCAGTGGCGGCGCCCGGTGCGGATCGTGGCCGTCGACAGCGTCGGCTCGGTCACCTTCGGCGGGCCGCCCGGCGTCCGGATGATCCCGGGGCTCGGCACCAGCGTGCGACCGCAGTTGCTCGACAGGTCGTACATCGACGACGTGGTGCTCGTCGAGGAACCGGACACCCTGCAGGCGTGCCGCCGGATGGCCGCCCGGGGTTTCCTGTTCGGCGGCTCCACCGGCACGGTCGTCAGCGGCGCCCAGCAGTGGCTGTCCGCCCACGGCCGGCGCGGCATCACCGCGGTCGGGATCGCCCCGGACCTCGGCGAGCGCTACCTCGACACCGTGTACCAGGCGGGCTGGCCGCACGGCGTCCCCGAGGTGGACCCGGTGCACGAGCCGGCGGAGGTGATGGCCCACCTCGCCTGA
- a CDS encoding Pls/PosA family non-ribosomal peptide synthetase, which translates to MVVNPGEITTVAPVDRTAQVFAEVLAGVVKSEHVPLDSHFFDDLGANSLVMAQFCARVRKRDDLPSVSMRDVYGHPTIRALAAALTEAPAVAPAPARPAEPPPPPGSTARYVLCGVLQFLVFAVYCLGAGTAMAEGYSWISGGDGVLSVYLRSLVFGGALFLAVCTLPVVAKWVLVGRWKETEFPVWGLAYVRFWTVKVLLHANPMILFTGNPLYVLYLRALGARIGPGVTILSHSVPVCTDLLTVGAGTVIRKDALFLGYRAHAGRIRTGPVTLGRDVFVGEKTVLDIGTSIGNGGQLGHSSALYDGAAIPAGQRWHGSPARRTDVDHIRVPAARCTTPRRAGYALVALLQTLLVYVPLGLGGTFLVLDLVPALDPLLEPNAKELQSTAFYGEALALSVAFFVGAILVGLVTVTVLPRLLNLTLRADRVYPLYGFHYSVQRAIARLTNIRFFKWLCGDSSYIVPYLRSIGYNLSTVEQTGSNFGTEVSHETPYLATVGSGTMVADGLSVLNAEYSSTSFRISRVAIGAHNFLGNHIAYPVGGRTGDNCLLATKVLVPLDGELREGVGLLGSPPFEIPRTVERDTRFDHLREGDELGRRLSAKNGSNARTMALFLFLRWLHWFLLTVLGFAAVDLYGGQGARGGLLIGGYLIAGLLLTTSYWALVERVITRFRPLQPRLCSIYDPYFWWHERLWKVPDHHLAVFNGTPFKNLVWRALGMRLGHRVFDDGAYVTERTLVSIGSDTTLGAHSKVQAHSQEDGTFKSDHIVIGDGCTLGAGALVHYGVSMGDGAVLAADSFLMKGEEMPPGAHWGGNPAVAPRRA; encoded by the coding sequence GTGGTGGTAAATCCCGGCGAGATCACGACAGTCGCCCCGGTGGACAGGACCGCACAGGTCTTCGCCGAGGTGCTGGCCGGGGTCGTGAAGAGCGAGCATGTCCCCCTCGACAGCCACTTCTTCGACGACCTGGGCGCCAACTCCCTGGTCATGGCGCAGTTCTGCGCCCGGGTCAGGAAGCGGGACGACCTGCCGTCGGTGTCGATGAGGGACGTCTACGGCCACCCGACGATCCGCGCTCTGGCGGCGGCGCTCACCGAGGCCCCGGCCGTCGCACCGGCTCCCGCGCGACCCGCCGAGCCGCCTCCGCCGCCGGGCAGCACCGCGCGCTATGTTCTGTGCGGCGTACTGCAGTTCCTGGTCTTCGCCGTGTACTGCCTCGGTGCCGGGACCGCCATGGCCGAGGGGTACTCCTGGATATCCGGCGGCGACGGCGTCCTCTCCGTCTATCTGCGCTCGCTGGTCTTCGGCGGTGCTCTTTTCCTTGCGGTGTGCACGCTGCCCGTGGTGGCGAAGTGGGTGCTCGTCGGCCGGTGGAAGGAGACGGAGTTCCCGGTGTGGGGCCTCGCCTACGTCCGCTTCTGGACCGTCAAGGTGCTGCTGCACGCCAACCCGATGATCCTGTTCACCGGCAACCCGCTGTACGTCCTCTACCTGCGGGCCCTCGGTGCCCGTATCGGTCCGGGCGTCACGATCCTGTCCCACTCGGTGCCGGTCTGCACCGACCTGCTGACCGTCGGCGCCGGCACGGTGATCCGCAAGGACGCCCTGTTCCTCGGCTACCGGGCGCACGCGGGCCGGATCCGCACCGGCCCTGTCACCCTCGGCCGGGACGTCTTCGTGGGCGAGAAGACCGTCCTCGACATCGGCACCTCGATCGGCAACGGAGGACAGCTGGGCCACTCCTCGGCGCTGTACGACGGCGCCGCGATCCCCGCCGGCCAGCGTTGGCACGGCTCCCCGGCCCGCCGCACCGACGTGGACCACATCCGCGTCCCCGCGGCCCGCTGCACCACTCCGCGCCGGGCCGGCTACGCGCTGGTGGCCCTGCTGCAGACACTGCTGGTGTACGTCCCGCTCGGCCTCGGCGGCACCTTCCTGGTGCTGGACCTGGTACCGGCGCTGGACCCGCTCCTGGAACCGAACGCCAAGGAACTGCAGTCGACGGCCTTCTACGGCGAGGCGCTGGCCCTGTCCGTCGCCTTCTTCGTCGGGGCGATCCTCGTGGGCCTCGTCACCGTGACCGTGCTGCCGCGGCTGCTGAACCTGACGCTGCGAGCGGACCGCGTCTATCCGCTGTACGGCTTCCACTACTCGGTGCAGCGCGCGATCGCCCGCCTGACCAACATCAGGTTCTTCAAGTGGCTGTGCGGCGACAGCTCGTACATCGTCCCCTACCTGCGGTCCATCGGCTACAACCTGTCGACCGTCGAGCAGACCGGCTCCAACTTCGGCACCGAGGTCTCGCACGAGACGCCGTACCTGGCCACCGTCGGCAGCGGCACGATGGTCGCCGACGGGCTCTCGGTCCTCAACGCCGAGTACTCCAGCACCTCGTTCCGCATCTCGCGGGTCGCAATCGGGGCGCACAACTTCCTCGGCAACCACATCGCCTACCCGGTCGGCGGCCGTACCGGCGACAACTGCCTGCTCGCCACCAAGGTGTTGGTACCCCTCGACGGTGAACTCCGCGAAGGCGTGGGCCTCCTGGGCTCGCCCCCCTTCGAGATCCCGCGCACTGTGGAACGCGACACCCGCTTCGACCACCTCCGCGAGGGCGACGAGCTGGGCCGCCGCCTCTCGGCCAAGAACGGCTCCAACGCCCGCACGATGGCCCTGTTCCTGTTCCTGCGGTGGCTGCACTGGTTCCTGCTGACGGTGCTGGGCTTCGCGGCCGTCGACCTCTACGGCGGCCAGGGCGCCCGCGGTGGCCTGCTCATCGGCGGCTACCTGATCGCCGGCCTGTTGCTGACCACCTCCTACTGGGCGCTGGTGGAGCGCGTGATCACCCGGTTCCGGCCGCTCCAGCCACGGCTGTGCTCCATCTACGACCCGTACTTCTGGTGGCACGAGCGGCTGTGGAAGGTGCCCGACCACCACCTCGCCGTGTTCAACGGCACCCCGTTCAAGAACCTCGTCTGGCGGGCGCTCGGGATGCGCCTGGGCCACCGGGTCTTCGACGACGGCGCTTACGTCACCGAGCGGACGCTGGTCTCGATCGGCAGCGACACCACGCTCGGCGCCCACTCCAAGGTGCAGGCCCACTCACAGGAGGACGGCACCTTCAAGTCCGACCACATCGTCATCGGCGACGGCTGCACCCTCGGGGCGGGCGCGCTGGTCCACTACGGCGTCTCGATGGGCGACGGCGCCGTACTCGCCGCCGACTCCTTCCTGATGAAGGGCGAGGAGATGCCGCCGGGGGCGCACTGGGGCGGCAACCCGGCGGTGGCACCGCGCCGCGCCTGA
- a CDS encoding non-ribosomal peptide synthetase, producing MEPVPHPASGPTPDVTEYAVPLPDGTPTDPTSLLTAHARVLAALSGEAEGTPGDDLRVSVTDGTLRLRHRTGVLDAAAAARIAGYHLTALAHPDRTSLLSEEELRFQLEELAGPVRELPDRRVHELFEERVEKHPDAVAAVEGERQWSYAELNSRANQVGRALLARGLEAEGVVAVVMERTLDWMAAVLGVLKAGGVYLPVEPHFPAERVARTLSRAGCELVVTEHGSTGSLSGTPARTLFVADAYAEGHPDGDLAIPVSADQLAYIYFTSGSTGEPKGAMCEHAGFVNHVLAKVEDLGIGERDVVAQTAPQCFDISLWQLLAATLVGGRTLLIGQDTILDVPRFVDTVVRGRVNVLQVVPSYLEAVLAELGQRPRELADLRCVSVTGEAVKRELVQRWFATAPGIRLANAYGLTETSDDTNHEVMDRVPDGDRVPLGRPVRNVRVYVVDENLVPVPLGAPGEIVFSGVCVGRGYVNDPERTAAAFMADPHRPGERLYRSGDVGRWRPDGRLEFLGRRDTQVKIRGFRVEIGEIENALLRVDGVRDGAVVVVRGTQLAAFCAGTEPVGADAVRERLAVSLPSYMVPAVVHWREHLPLTANGKTDRRTLTALAEGLDAGAADEPVTAGERRLADAWAEVLGVPVDRVGRLDHFFDRGGSSLSAVRLAIALDRAITLKDVVRHPVLADLAGLLDRNS from the coding sequence ATGGAACCAGTTCCGCACCCGGCATCCGGTCCGACACCGGACGTCACGGAGTACGCGGTCCCACTGCCCGACGGCACACCGACCGACCCGACCTCGCTGCTGACGGCCCACGCCAGGGTCCTCGCCGCCCTCTCGGGCGAGGCCGAGGGCACGCCCGGCGACGACCTGCGGGTCAGCGTCACCGACGGCACCCTGCGGCTGCGTCACCGCACCGGCGTCCTCGACGCCGCTGCCGCCGCCCGCATCGCCGGCTACCACCTCACCGCGCTCGCCCACCCGGACCGCACGAGCCTGCTGTCCGAGGAGGAACTCCGCTTCCAGCTGGAGGAGTTGGCGGGCCCGGTCCGTGAACTCCCGGACCGGCGGGTGCACGAGCTCTTCGAGGAGCGGGTCGAGAAGCACCCGGACGCCGTGGCGGCCGTGGAGGGCGAACGGCAGTGGTCGTACGCGGAGCTCAACTCCCGCGCGAACCAGGTCGGTCGGGCGCTGCTGGCCCGCGGACTTGAGGCCGAGGGTGTCGTCGCCGTCGTCATGGAGCGCACCCTGGACTGGATGGCGGCGGTGCTCGGCGTGCTCAAGGCGGGCGGGGTGTACCTGCCGGTCGAGCCGCACTTCCCGGCCGAGCGGGTCGCGAGGACGCTGTCCCGGGCGGGCTGCGAACTCGTCGTCACCGAGCACGGCAGCACCGGCTCGCTCTCCGGTACGCCGGCCCGGACCCTGTTCGTGGCCGACGCGTACGCCGAGGGCCACCCGGACGGCGATCTCGCCATCCCGGTCTCGGCGGACCAACTGGCCTACATCTACTTCACGTCGGGCTCCACCGGCGAGCCCAAGGGCGCGATGTGCGAGCACGCCGGCTTCGTCAACCACGTCCTCGCCAAGGTCGAGGACCTGGGGATCGGCGAGCGGGACGTGGTCGCGCAGACCGCGCCGCAGTGCTTCGACATCTCCCTGTGGCAGCTGCTGGCCGCCACCCTCGTGGGCGGGCGGACCCTGCTGATCGGGCAGGACACGATCCTCGACGTCCCGCGGTTCGTGGACACGGTGGTCCGGGGACGGGTCAACGTGCTCCAGGTCGTGCCGTCGTATCTGGAGGCCGTGCTCGCGGAGTTGGGGCAGCGGCCGCGTGAACTGGCCGACCTGCGCTGTGTGTCGGTGACCGGCGAGGCGGTGAAGCGGGAGCTGGTGCAGCGATGGTTCGCCACCGCGCCCGGGATCCGCCTCGCCAACGCCTACGGGCTCACCGAGACCTCCGACGACACCAACCACGAGGTCATGGACCGGGTGCCGGACGGCGACCGGGTCCCGCTCGGCCGGCCGGTGCGCAATGTGCGTGTGTACGTCGTCGACGAGAACCTGGTCCCCGTGCCGCTGGGCGCGCCGGGCGAGATCGTCTTCTCCGGGGTGTGCGTGGGGCGCGGGTATGTCAACGACCCCGAACGCACCGCGGCCGCGTTCATGGCGGACCCCCACCGGCCCGGGGAGCGGCTGTACCGCAGCGGCGACGTGGGGCGCTGGCGGCCCGACGGCAGGCTGGAGTTCCTCGGCCGCAGGGACACCCAGGTCAAGATCCGCGGGTTCCGCGTGGAGATCGGCGAGATCGAGAACGCGCTGCTGCGGGTGGACGGGGTGCGCGACGGGGCCGTCGTGGTGGTGCGGGGCACTCAGCTCGCCGCGTTCTGTGCCGGGACCGAGCCGGTGGGCGCGGACGCGGTGCGCGAACGGCTGGCCGTGTCGCTGCCGTCGTACATGGTGCCGGCCGTCGTGCACTGGCGGGAGCACCTGCCGCTGACCGCCAACGGCAAGACCGACCGCCGCACGCTCACCGCGCTCGCCGAGGGCCTCGACGCCGGCGCGGCGGACGAGCCCGTGACGGCGGGCGAGCGACGGCTGGCGGACGCCTGGGCCGAGGTGCTCGGTGTCCCGGTGGACCGCGTCGGCCGCCTCGACCACTTCTTCGACCGCGGCGGCAGCTCGCTGTCCGCCGTGCGTCTCGCGATCGCCCTGGACCGGGCGATCACCCTCAAGGACGTCGTCCGCCACCCGGTCCTCGCGGACCTGGCGGGCCTGCTCGACCGGAACAGCTGA
- the sbnB gene encoding 2,3-diaminopropionate biosynthesis protein SbnB codes for MSTVGAPSFALVTGKQVQQALYGREPEIADLVEAVYRLHGAGDSVNPPSYFLKFPDRPSSRIIALPASLGGPLRVDGLKWVSSFPGNIESGLPRASAVLILNDPDTGYPFACLESSVISATRTASSAALAADRLSAGRVRPARVGFIGTGLIARYIHTHLTATGWEFEETGVHDLSAGSAAGFRGYLERSGAPGKVTVHDTAESLIRSSDLVVFATVAGAPHVHDPSWFGHHPLVLHVSLRDLDPEILLASANFVDDVEHCLKAETSPHLAEQLTGSRDFIDGTLDDVLTGRVTVPTDRTVVFSPFGLGVLDLAVGRFVHDELARSGELHVVDGFFNELRRYG; via the coding sequence ATGAGCACCGTCGGCGCTCCCTCCTTCGCGCTCGTCACCGGCAAGCAGGTCCAACAGGCCCTGTACGGACGGGAACCGGAGATCGCGGACCTCGTCGAGGCCGTGTACCGGCTGCACGGCGCGGGCGACTCGGTGAACCCCCCGTCGTACTTCCTGAAGTTCCCGGACCGCCCGTCGTCCCGGATCATCGCGCTGCCCGCCTCGCTGGGCGGACCGCTGCGGGTGGACGGTCTGAAGTGGGTCTCCAGTTTCCCGGGGAACATCGAGTCCGGGCTGCCGCGGGCATCCGCGGTGCTGATCCTCAACGACCCGGACACCGGTTATCCGTTCGCCTGTCTGGAGAGTTCGGTCATCAGCGCCACGCGCACGGCGTCGTCCGCGGCTCTGGCCGCCGACAGGCTCAGTGCGGGCCGGGTCCGCCCCGCCCGCGTCGGGTTCATCGGCACCGGCCTCATCGCCCGCTACATCCACACCCATCTCACCGCCACCGGCTGGGAGTTCGAGGAGACCGGCGTGCACGACCTGTCCGCCGGGAGCGCCGCCGGGTTCCGCGGCTATCTGGAGCGGTCCGGCGCCCCGGGCAAGGTCACCGTGCACGACACGGCCGAGTCCCTCATCCGCTCCAGTGACCTGGTGGTCTTCGCCACGGTCGCCGGCGCACCGCACGTCCACGATCCGTCGTGGTTCGGCCATCACCCCCTGGTCCTGCATGTCTCCCTGCGTGATCTCGACCCGGAGATCCTGCTCGCGTCCGCCAACTTCGTCGACGACGTCGAGCACTGCCTCAAGGCCGAGACCTCCCCGCATCTGGCCGAACAGCTCACGGGGAGCAGGGACTTCATCGACGGCACGCTCGACGACGTGCTGACCGGACGGGTGACCGTCCCGACGGACCGGACGGTGGTGTTCTCGCCCTTCGGACTGGGGGTCCTGGACCTCGCCGTCGGCAGGTTCGTCCACGACGAACTGGCCCGGAGCGGCGAACTGCACGTCGTCGACGGGTTCTTCAACGAGCTGCGCCGGTACGGCTGA
- a CDS encoding TauD/TfdA family dioxygenase, protein MSSTSLLPHLDLAPGSPPLLNAKYGDDPASWVAAHRDPLRALVLEHGCVLVRGLGLADPTTAEGVFRLLTESLMADREPFAPRRRYADGVYSSTKWPPTQQMCMHHEISYGLEFPGLLLFACLEAPASGGATALADASAVLRDLPRDLVSRFEREGWLLTRSYHEDIGASVEEAFGTDDRAAVERYCRRHAIECAWQSDGSLHTRQRRGAVLRHPSGDLPCWFNQIAFLNEWTMEPEVREYLLDVYGPDGLPFNTRFGDGDPIDADVVRIINEVYDAHTVREPWQDGDLLLVDNIRTAHSREPFEGPREVLAALGDPVLRTDGEVSGV, encoded by the coding sequence ATGTCATCCACGAGTCTCCTTCCGCACCTCGACCTCGCTCCGGGCAGCCCGCCGCTCCTGAACGCCAAGTACGGCGACGACCCGGCGAGTTGGGTCGCCGCGCACCGCGACCCGCTGCGGGCCCTGGTCCTCGAACACGGCTGTGTCCTGGTGCGCGGGCTCGGTCTCGCCGACCCCACGACGGCCGAGGGCGTCTTCCGGCTGCTGACGGAGAGCCTGATGGCTGACCGTGAGCCCTTCGCACCCCGGCGCCGCTACGCGGACGGCGTGTACTCGTCGACCAAGTGGCCGCCGACCCAGCAGATGTGCATGCACCACGAGATCAGCTACGGCCTGGAGTTCCCGGGTCTGCTGCTGTTCGCCTGTCTGGAGGCGCCCGCATCGGGGGGCGCGACCGCGCTCGCCGACGCGTCGGCGGTGCTGCGGGACCTGCCCCGCGACCTGGTCTCCCGCTTCGAGCGGGAGGGCTGGCTGCTGACCCGGTCGTACCACGAGGACATCGGCGCGTCGGTCGAGGAGGCCTTCGGCACGGACGACCGCGCGGCCGTCGAGCGCTACTGCCGCCGGCACGCCATCGAGTGCGCCTGGCAGAGCGACGGCTCGCTGCACACCCGGCAGCGGCGCGGCGCGGTGCTGAGGCATCCGTCCGGCGACCTGCCTTGCTGGTTCAACCAGATCGCGTTCCTCAACGAGTGGACCATGGAGCCGGAAGTGCGTGAGTACCTGCTGGACGTGTACGGACCTGACGGACTGCCCTTCAACACCCGCTTCGGGGACGGCGATCCGATCGACGCGGACGTCGTACGGATCATCAACGAGGTGTACGACGCCCACACCGTGCGCGAGCCGTGGCAGGACGGTGACCTGCTGCTCGTCGACAACATCCGTACGGCGCACAGCCGCGAGCCCTTCGAGGGGCCGCGCGAGGTGCTGGCCGCGCTCGGCGACCCGGTACTGCGGACCGACGGCGAGGTGAGCGGCGTATGA